From one Rhodamnia argentea isolate NSW1041297 chromosome 1, ASM2092103v1, whole genome shotgun sequence genomic stretch:
- the LOC115750251 gene encoding glutathione S-transferase-like, with amino-acid sequence MVMKVYGAVFSTAAMRVFAALYEKDLEFELVPVDMRAGEHKKEHFLAINPFGQVPAFEDGDVKLFESRAITQYIAHVYAGKGTPLVYEGKPMATVGVWMEVEAHQFDPLASKLQWELVYKPKFGMATDAAVVEENEPKLAKVLDVYEARLSQSKYLGCDYFTLADLHHLPTMTNLMGTPLKKLFDARPKVSAWAADIMARPAWAKVLAMRNQQ; translated from the exons ATGGTGATGAAAGTTTATGGAGCCGTCTTCTCCACCGCGGCGATGAGGGTCTTCGCTGCCCTCTACGAGAAGGACCTCGAGTTCGAGTTAGTCCCCGTCGACATGCGAGCCGGCGAGCACAAGAAGGAGCACTTTCTCGCCATCAAC CCTTTTGGTCAAGTCCCGGCCTTTGAGGACGGAGATGTGAAGCTATTCG AATCGAGGGCAATTACTCAGTACATTGCTCATGTTTACGCGGGCAAGGGCACTCCGCTCGTCTATGAGGGCAAACCCATGGCAACGGTGGGCGTGTGGATGGAGGTCGAGGCCCACCAGTTTGACCCCTTGGCGTCGAAGCTGCAGTGGGAGCTCGTGTACAAGCCGAAGTTCGGCATGGCCACGGACGCTGCTGTAGTGGAGGAGAACGAGCCCAAGCTCGCCAAGGTCCTCGACGTCTACGAGGCCCGGCTGAGCCAGTCCAAGTACTTGGGCTGCGACTACTTCACCCTGGCTGACCTCCACCACCTCCCGACCATGACTAACCTGATGGGAACACCATTGAAGAAGCTGTTCGATGCTCGCCCCAAGGTGAGCGCTTGGGCGGCCGACATCATGGCCCGGCCTGCTTGGGCCAAGGTTCTTGCCATGAGGAACCAGCAGTGA
- the LOC115750250 gene encoding glutathione S-transferase-like translates to MVMKVYGTVLSTPVMRVLTALYEKDLEFEFVPVDMRAGEHKKEHFLALNPFGQIPAFEDGDLKLFESRAITQYIAHVYADKGTPLVCEGKKMAPAGVWMEVEAHQFDPVASKLQMELVYKPKFGMATDAAVVEENELKLAKVLDVYEARLSQSKYMGGDCFTLVDLHHLPALTNLMGTPVKKLFDARPKVSAWAANIMARPAWAKVLAMKNQQ, encoded by the exons ATGGTGATGAAAGTTTATGGAACCGTCTTGTCCACCCCGGTGATGCGGGTCTTGACTGCCCTCTACGAGAAGGACCTCGAGTTCGAGTTCGTCCCAGTCGACATGCGAGCAGGCGAGCACAAGAAGGAGCACTTCCTCGCCCTCAAC CCTTTCGGTCAAATCCCTGCCTTTGAGGACGGAGATTTGAAGCTATTCG AATCGAGGGCAATTACTCAGTACATTGCTCATGTATACGCGGACAAGGGCACTCCGCTCGTCTGTGAGGGCAAGAAAATGGCGCCGGCGGGCGTGTGGATGGAGGTCGAGGCCCACCAGTTTGACCCCGTGGCGTCGAAGCTGCAGATGGAGCTCGTGTACAAGCCGAAGTTCGGAATGGCCACAGACGCTGCTGTAGTGGAGGAGAATGAGCTCAAGCTCGCCAAGGTCCTCGACGTCTACGAGGCCCGGCTGAGCCAGTCCAAGTACATGGGCGGCGACTGCTTCACCCTGGTCGACCTCCACCACCTCCCGGCCCTGACCAACCTGATGGGGACACCAGTGAAGAAGCTGTTCGATGCCCGCCCCAAGGTGAGCGCTTGGGCAGCCAACATCATGGCCCGGCCTGCTTGGGCCAAGGTTCTGGCCATGAAGAACCAGCAGTGA
- the LOC115731120 gene encoding glutathione S-transferase-like, which translates to MVMKVYGAVFSTPAQRVLAALYEKDLVFEFVPVDMWAGEHKQEHFLALNPFGQVPAFEDGDLRLFESRAIAQYIAHAYKDKGTPLVCEGKLMAIVSVWMEVEAHQFDTVVSKLQWELVYKPKSGMATDVAVVEENEAKLSKVLDVYEARLSQSKYLGGDCFTLADLHHLPTLSNLMGTPLKKLFDAHPKVNAWAAKIVARPAWAKVLAMKNQQ; encoded by the exons ATGGTGATGAAGGTTTATGGAGCCGTTTTCTCCACCCCGGCGCAGCGGGTCCTCGCCGCCCTCTACGAGAAGGACCTCGTGTTCGAGTTCGTCCCCGTCGACATGTGGGCCGGCGAGCACAAGCAGGAGCATTTCCTCGCCCTCAAC CCTTTCGGTCAAGTCCCGGCCTTTGAGGACGGAGACTTGAGGCTATTCG AATCAAGGGCAATTGCCCAATACATTGCTCATGCATACAAGGACAAGGGGACGCCGCTCGTGTGCGAGGGCAAACTCATGGCGATTGTGAGCGTGTGGATGGAGGTTGAGGCCCATCAGTTTGACACCGTGGTGTCGAAGCTGCAGTGGGAGCTCGTGTACAAGCCGAAGAGCGGCATGGCCACGGATGTGGCAGTAGTCGAGGAGAACGAGGCCAAGCTGTCCAAGGTCCTCGACGTCTACGAGGCCCGGCTGAGCCAGTCCAAGTACTTGGGCGGCGACTGCTTCACCCTCGCCGACCTCCACCACCTCCCGACCCTGAGCAACCTAATGGGGACACCATTGAAGAAGCTGTTCGATGCCCACCCCAAGGTGAACGCTTGGGCGGCCAAAATCGTGGCCCGGCCTGCTTGGGCCAAGGTTCTGGCCATGAAGAACCAGCAGTGA